DNA from Paludisphaera mucosa:
TGCTCACGCACACCTCCGGCCTCCTCAGCGGCGGCCTCGGCCAGAAGCAGGCCCCGGGCGACGCGACGTCGCCGCACAGGGGCGACGCCCTGGGCGATTACGTCAAGCGGATCGCGACCATCCCGCTCGACTTCGAGCCCGGGACACGCTGGTCTTACAGCCCCTTCGGCGGCATCGACACGTTGGCCAGGATCGTCGAGGTCGCCTCGGGCAAGTCGTTCGACGTCTTCCTGCGCGAGCGGCTGTTCGAGCCCCTGGGGATGCACGACACGTTCTTCCACACCCCGGCCGACAAGGAGTCGCGGCTCGCCGCCTACCACTCCCGGAAGGGGGAAGAGTTGAAGAAGGGGGACTACTCGTTCTCGTTCGTCGAGCCCTACAACTCGGGCGCGGCCGGTCTGGTCTCGACGGCCGCCGACTTCCACCAATTCGGCCAGATGCTGGCCAACGGCGGCGAGCTGAACGGCAAGTGGCTCTTGAGCCCCCGCGGCGTGGCCATCCTGTCGTCGAACCACGTCGGCGAGAAGTTCCCGGGGAACCTGGGCCGGCCCGAGGGGATGGGCTTCGGCTTCGCCGTCGAGGTCGTCGTCGACCCCATCAAAGCGGCAACATTCCGGTCAGTCGGCAGCTTCGGCTGGGACGGCGCGTGGGGGACGCAGATCTGGGTCGACCCTCGCGAGGGGATCGTCGCCGTCTTCATGGTCCAGGCTACGGGCGTCCGGGCGATCCAGAACGACTTCGGCACGGCCGTCATGCAGGCGATCAAGGATCTCGACAGTCCCCGCTGAGCGGATCAGCGGAGATCCAGGCTCCGCCAGAGATACCAGCTCGCGACCGAGCGGAAGGGCCGCCAGGCCTCGGCCAGGGCGTGGCAGTCTTGCGGCTTCGGCAACTCGGCGAGGCCGTGCTTGTTGCGGAGCGCGGCGCGGACGCCGAGGTCGCCGATGGGCAGCACGTCGGGGCGGTTCAGGGCGAAGATCAGGAACATGTGGGCCGTCCAGACGCCCACGCCCTTGATCGTCGTCAAGGACTCGATGATCGCCTCGTCGTCCCAGCCCTCGTCGAACTGGTCGACGGGGGCCGACCCGTCGGCGACGGCCGCGGCCAGGTTGAGCACGTAGCGCGCCTTTTGACCCGACAGACCGCAGCCGCGGAGCGCGTCTTCGCCCAGCTCCAAAAGCCGGTGGGGATCGTAGGGCCGTCCCGCGAGGTCGTGCAGCCGCTGGCTGATCGCGGCCGCCGCCTTGGTCGAGATCTGCTGCGAGACGATCGACCCGACGAGCGAACCCAATCGGTCTTCCCGGGGCGCCAATTGGCAGGGCCCCACGCGCCGGATCACTTCTTTGAGGTGGGGATCGACGCGTTTGAGGTGGCGGAGGGCCTTCGCCCAGGGATCGACCGTTGCGGTAGGGCTCATCGGGTCGGCTCCGGGCTCAGCGCGAGGCGATGATCTGGGCCAGGGGGCGCACGACGCGGGGGAGGATCGAACGTTCGAGGATCTCCTCGCCCAGCTCGCGCTGGCGGCGGAAGGAGTCGAGGAACGTCAGCTCGGGGCCGTTGCCCCAGTACTGGCGGATCGTCAGATAAAGGCTGATCTGGTCGTCGGCGAAGTCGCCCGTGCGGACCTGATAGGTGCTCGTCCGCGTCTCGATCGAGAGCCGGGCCTGGAGCTGGCACGACTCGTCGAGGGCCACCGTCAGCGAGGGCTCGAAGTTGACGACCTTCTTCATCCGGGGCGTCTCGATGAGGCCCTCGAAAGCGCTGCCGACCCCCAGGGCCTCGGCGACGACCTCGTCGTGGTTGCCGTCGTAGGTGAAGTCGAACCCGAAGGTGACGTCGAGGGCCTCGCAATCGAGCAGGCTGATCGACAGGAGCGGGGGAGCAAGGTCCAGCAGAAGTTCATGCTGGCGATAGGCCTCGGCCGACGATTCGGGGTTGGTGCAGCCCGAGGCCAGCCGCCGGCCCTCGATGGCGACCGATCGGTAAGCGTCCTCGTCCTTATCGCTCTCCAGGACCAGGTCGCCGTTCTCGCGCGACTGGAAATTGCGGAGTTCGGGGAAACCCTTCCTCATCTGTTCGAAGAAATGCAGGACCGTATCACGGTTGTTGGGCAGCTCCATCTCGGTATTCAGATTGACGTTTACGTAGTAATCGTCGGCGTCGCGGTTGTAGCGATTCATCCGTCGGGCCTCATCGTCTTGGTCGATTTACGCCGTCGTCGATCTCGCGGGGCGAAAAAGCCCTCGCCGCGCGGGAGACCGGCGGATCCGGTGTACGTGCATCTCCATACATTCTACCAGAATGGGACCGGAGTGGGAACGAACTCGCCCACAGCGTAATCGACCAGTTTAGCTTAACGCTATTTTATCGAACGACTTACATTCCGTCTGTCCCACGAGGCGGTCAGACGCGGGCCCGGCCGGTTTCGGGGTGTCGGATGCGAATCGGAGGGGTGGCGTCGGGGTCGCGGGAGGGGTCGAGGAAGGCGCGGACGCCCTCCTCGGTGAGCCGGGGGTCGGGGGCGATCGCGTGGCTGGCCCCGTCGCGGCCGGCGGGGATGCGGGCGATGACCTCGCCGTCCTCGACGGAGACCGGGACGGCTCGCGAGTTGGCCACGACCACCATC
Protein-coding regions in this window:
- a CDS encoding DNA-3-methyladenine glycosylase family protein; amino-acid sequence: MSPTATVDPWAKALRHLKRVDPHLKEVIRRVGPCQLAPREDRLGSLVGSIVSQQISTKAAAAISQRLHDLAGRPYDPHRLLELGEDALRGCGLSGQKARYVLNLAAAVADGSAPVDQFDEGWDDEAIIESLTTIKGVGVWTAHMFLIFALNRPDVLPIGDLGVRAALRNKHGLAELPKPQDCHALAEAWRPFRSVASWYLWRSLDLR
- a CDS encoding serine hydrolase domain-containing protein, translated to MVRPLLAAAVLILSFSWASNADAQQAVPLVIDDPAKVGVSAERLPRVSEVVRLRIEAREIAGAVTLVSRHGKVVHYEAQGVLDVDSKRPMTPDALFHMASTTKPVTAAAVVMLIEEGKVRLTDPASKFIPEFQNPKVAVERDGRIELVPARREVQVLDLLTHTSGLLSGGLGQKQAPGDATSPHRGDALGDYVKRIATIPLDFEPGTRWSYSPFGGIDTLARIVEVASGKSFDVFLRERLFEPLGMHDTFFHTPADKESRLAAYHSRKGEELKKGDYSFSFVEPYNSGAAGLVSTAADFHQFGQMLANGGELNGKWLLSPRGVAILSSNHVGEKFPGNLGRPEGMGFGFAVEVVVDPIKAATFRSVGSFGWDGAWGTQIWVDPREGIVAVFMVQATGVRAIQNDFGTAVMQAIKDLDSPR